The Caulobacter sp. 73W region ACGCGGACAGGGGCTTTGCTCTGCGCCAGCACGGCGCCGATGGGATAACGCGCGGGGTCGGCGAGGGCCGCCTCGACCACCGCCTTCTTGGCCGCGCCGGTGACCAGCAGGATCAGGCTGCGGCTCTGGACCAGGGCGGCCAGGGTGAAGGTCAGGCGGGTCTGCGGCGGGGCCGGCTCGCCGGCGGGCGCGGCCAGAACCACCTTGCGCGACGAGAGATCCAAACCCTCGTCCAGGGCGGGATTGCCCGGGAACAGCGAGGCGAAGTGGCCGTCCTCACCCATGCCCAGCAGCACGGCGTCCAGCGGCAGGATCCTGCCGTGCGACTTGGACGCCACCGACGCGGCCTCGCTGGGCGAGCCGTCGGAATACATCGGCAGGAACTTGGCGACCGCCGCGCGGTCCTTCAGCAGATGCTCGCGAATCAGCTTCTCGTTGCTGTCGGGCGCGGTGTTGGGGACGAAACGCTCATCGACCAGGGCGGTCGTCACCTGATCCCAGGCCAGCTCCACCTTCGACAGCCGCTCATAGACCGGAGCCGGGGTCGTGCCCCCCGCCCCGGCAAGGCTGGCGTAGCCCTTGGCTCGCAGGCCGGCGCGCAGGGCGTCGGCCATGGCCTCGGCCGCCGCGTCATAGGCGGCTTCGCGGCTGGCGAAGGTCTCGATCTCAGCCATTCCAGGCGCGGCCCTTCGTCTTGATCAGGTCGTCGGAGGTCGCGGGACCCCAGGCGCCGGCCGGATAGGTCTGCGGCTTGATGCCGGCTTCGGCCCAGGCGTCGGCGACCCCGTCCACATAGGCCCAGGCCTGCTCGACCTCGTCACGACGCACGAACAGGGTGCGGTCGCCCTTGAACACGTCCAGCAGCAGCCGCTCATAGGCGATCCTGCGGCGACCGCCGAACGCGGCGGCCAGGCTCAGCGACAGGGGCAGCGCCTGCAGGCGCATGCCGTCGGCGTCCAGGCCGGGCTGCTTGTTCATCATCAGCAGCTTGATGTCTTCGTCCGGCTGCAGGTCGATGACCAGACGGTTGGACACCAGGTCGTGACGCCCCTCCCCGTCGAAGATCGAGTGCGGCACGCGCTTGAACTGGATGACGATCTGGGTGCGCCGCTCCGGCAGGCGCTTGCCCGTGCGCAGGAAGAACGGCACCCCGGCCCAGCGCCAGTTGTCGACATACGTCTTCAGGGCGACGAAGGTCTCGGTGTCGGTCTTCTTGCCGACCTCCTCCAGATAGCCCTTCACTTCCTTGCCCTCGACCACGCCCTTCAGATACTGGCCGCGCACCGAATGGGCGGCGGCGGTCTCGGGCGTGAATGGGCGCAGGGAGCGCAGGACCTTCACCTTTTCTGAGCGCACGGCGTCGGGATCGAGGCCTGAGGGCGGCTCCATGGCCACCAGGCACAGCAGCTGCAGCATGTGGTTCTGCAGCATGTCGCGCAGGGCGCCGTACTCGTCGTAATAGGGCCAGCGCTCGCCGACGCCTTCGGTCTCGGCCACGGTGATCTGGACGTGGTCGATGGACTGGGCGTTCCACAACGGCTCGAACAGCACGTTGGCGAAGCGCAGGGCCATCAG contains the following coding sequences:
- the pgl gene encoding 6-phosphogluconolactonase, which codes for MAEIETFASREAAYDAAAEAMADALRAGLRAKGYASLAGAGGTTPAPVYERLSKVELAWDQVTTALVDERFVPNTAPDSNEKLIREHLLKDRAAVAKFLPMYSDGSPSEAASVASKSHGRILPLDAVLLGMGEDGHFASLFPGNPALDEGLDLSSRKVVLAAPAGEPAPPQTRLTFTLAALVQSRSLILLVTGAAKKAVVEAALADPARYPIGAVLAQSKAPVRVLWAA
- the zwf gene encoding glucose-6-phosphate dehydrogenase, with amino-acid sequence MAPTGKSEKGGEVLVLLGGGGDLALRMLLPSLYFLEADRLLPEGLRIFGVARHELDRDGYISLVRENLLKRGGKDDGAWARLVERLDYVAGDLTKEEGAKALAEKIGDHGQLTVFFALSPSLYAPVCAALQAAGLTHEDTRLVLEKPIGRDFETSQQINEAVGQVVTERQIFRIDHYLGKETVQNLMALRFANVLFEPLWNAQSIDHVQITVAETEGVGERWPYYDEYGALRDMLQNHMLQLLCLVAMEPPSGLDPDAVRSEKVKVLRSLRPFTPETAAAHSVRGQYLKGVVEGKEVKGYLEEVGKKTDTETFVALKTYVDNWRWAGVPFFLRTGKRLPERRTQIVIQFKRVPHSIFDGEGRHDLVSNRLVIDLQPDEDIKLLMMNKQPGLDADGMRLQALPLSLSLAAAFGGRRRIAYERLLLDVFKGDRTLFVRRDEVEQAWAYVDGVADAWAEAGIKPQTYPAGAWGPATSDDLIKTKGRAWNG